The following are from one region of the Aspergillus chevalieri M1 DNA, chromosome 1, nearly complete sequence genome:
- a CDS encoding uncharacterized protein (COG:Q;~EggNog:ENOG410PKQ1) produces MEVYGAPHMIQLYDMMEKWSKVMEPGNTPPVDIYSFLYYIPQRFLGNWIGRAQGVNTEINELYAEYLNRVSQRRREVGSTGSFINIVMDQNEKLDLNRHRQRLGPSPQQSPLSEPRL; encoded by the exons ATGGAAGTGTATGGTGCACCACACATGATCCAGCTCTATGACATGATG GAGAAATGGTCTAAGGTCATGGAGCCCGGCAACACACCTCCCGTCGACATCTATTCCTTTCTTTACTATATTCCGCAGCGATTCTTGGGTAACTGGATTGGTCGTGCACAAGGCGTCAACACTGAGATAAACGAGTTGTACGCTGAATACCTCAACCGCGTCTCGCAGCGCCGCAGGGAAGTCGGCAGCACCGGCTCTTTCATAAATATAGTCATGGATCAAAATGAGAAGCTTGACCTCAACCGTCATCGTCAACGGCTGGGGCCTTCACCACAACAAAGTCCGCTTTCCGAACCCAgactttga
- a CDS encoding RidA family protein (COG:J;~EggNog:ENOG410PWSZ;~InterPro:IPR006175,IPR035959;~PFAM:PF01042): MSRQLISSEKFPPKPHNCPAVKVPGLIFCAGQTATGEIKQATRTVLQNLKEVLELSGSSLEQVVKYNVYLADMKDFAAMNEVYIDFLPKPMPSRSCLQALAPGEGTAIEIECIAQA, from the exons ATGTCTCGTCAACTCATTTCGAGCGAAAAATTCCCTCCTAAGCCCCACAACT GCCCTGCGGTCAAGGTTCCAGGTCTTATCTTCTGTGCCGGCCAGACAGCCACGGGAGAGATCAAGCAAGCAACA AGAACCGTGCTGCAAAACCTTAAGGAAGTCCTCGAGCTCTCAGGATCGTCGCTGGAACAGGTGGTCAAGTACAATGTCTATCTCGCCGATATGAAGGACTTCGCGGCAATGAATGAGGTGTACATTGACTTTTTGCCAAAGCCGATGCCATCTCGCTCGTGTCTTCAGGCGCTTGCTCCGGGTGAGGGAACAGCCATTGAGATTGAATGTATTGCGCAGGCCTGA
- a CDS encoding SDR family NAD(P)-dependent oxidoreductase (COG:Q;~EggNog:ENOG410PNBN;~InterPro:IPR036291,IPR002347,IPR020904;~PFAM:PF00106,PF13561;~go_function: GO:0016491 - oxidoreductase activity [Evidence IEA];~go_process: GO:0055114 - oxidation-reduction process [Evidence IEA]) has product MFQQIQTEHGHPPDIVISNAGYGKRIPNVLNISLDDFDYMLNVNLRASFILVKRVVEHMISQRWGRIVFVSSIAAYGGGINGCHYAASKGGLTGMMKNLSSRLAEYNISVNDVAPAMIGSTGMIPSTMVMDDVVANIPLRRLGTPEETANVVTMLVTTGYMTGQSLLMAGGLK; this is encoded by the exons ATGTTCCAGCAGATCCAGACCGAGCACGGCCACCCACCCGACATCGTGATCTCGAACGCCGGATACGGGAAACGAATACCCAATGTACTGAATATCTCCCTTGACGATTTCGATTATATGCTGAACGTTAATCTCCGCGCGTCTTTTATTCTCGTCAAACGAGTGGTAGAGCACATGATAAGCCAGCGATGGGGACGCATCGTTTTTGTATCCTCGATTGCTGCCTATGGAGGGGGTATAAATGGATGTC ACTACGCAGCTTCCAAAGGCGGACTAACCGGAATGATGAAGAATCTCTCATCCCGTCTGGCAGAGTACAACATAAGCGTCAACGACGTTGCCCCCGCGATGATTGGTAGCACGGGCATGATCCCTTCTACCAtggtgatggatgatgtggtGGCTAATATACCTCTGCGAAGGCTAGGCACGCCCGAGGAGACGGCTAACGTTGTCACTATGCTGGTGACAACGGGGTATATGACGGGCCAGAGTCTCTTGATGGCTGGGGGTTTGAAATAG
- a CDS encoding VOC family protein (COG:S;~EggNog:ENOG410PKJ6;~InterPro:IPR004360,IPR037523,IPR029068;~PFAM:PF00903), translating to MGSTTDHRQIRLVRLAHVYYTHKDMTKASQFLNNFGFQEVTTINKDKKTIYYRGTGPEPFVYCAREGDFNEFGGAAFVVETREDLEYASQSLPGASKVYELAEAPGGGLCVTFRDPVDGFPFHLVYGQSLANKTRTLPHLKYNYPTEKHRSTNSSQRFQPGPAAVHKLGHFGMCVTDFAKAYAFYTTRFNFKASDLIHDEAGKDITVFFHLDRGSELVDHHCFFMFEGPKSHVHHSSFETHDFDTQLLGHHWLRQRGYKNCWGVGRHIMGSQIFDYWFDPSGFIVEHYIDGDLLDETQPTNRSLASPNNLHIWGPDLPEGFLE from the exons ATGGGCTCGACTACTGACCACCGTCAAATCCGTCTCGTCCGCTTGGCCCATGTCTATTACACCCACAAAGACATGACCAAAGCCTCCCAGTTTCTGAATAATTTTGGTTTCCAAGAAGTTACAACCATTAACAAGGACAAGAAAACGATTTACTACCGCGGAACTGGCCCCGAGCCATTCGTCTACTGTGCACGAGAAGGCGATTTCAATGAATTTGGCGGTGCCGCTTTTGTCGTGGAGACCCGCGAAGATCTTGAGTATGCATCACAGAGTCTACCGGGAGCTAGTAAAGTGTATGAGCTTGCGGAGGCTCCGGGTGGGGGTTTGTGCGTGACTTTCAGGGATCCTGTCGATGGGTTTCCTTTCCATTTGGTCTATGGACAGAGTCTTGCGAATAAGACGAGAACTTTGCCGCATCTCAAGTATAATTAT CCCACAGAGAAGCACCGATCGACCAATAGCTCGCAGAGGTTCCAGCCGG GCCCAGCAGCAGTGCACAAGCTTGGCCATTTCGGAATGTGCGTGACGGACTTTGCAAAAGCGTACGCATTTTATACTACGAGATTCAACTTCAAGGCCAGTGAT CTCATCCATGACGAAGCCGGCAAAGATATCACCGTTTTCTTCCATCTAGACCGGGGCAGTGAGTTGGTGGATCATCATTGTTTCTTCATGTTTGAAGGGCCTAAATCGCATGTCCATCATTCATCCTTCGAGACGCATGACTTTGATACCCAGCTGTTGGGACACCATTGGCTCCGGCAAAGAGGGTATAAGAATTGCTGGGGTGTTGGCCGGCATATTATGGGCAGTCAAATTTTCGATTATTG GTTCGATCCATCGGGATTCATTGTTGAGCATTACATCGATGGAGACTTGCTTGACGAGACTCAACCGACGAATCGCTCGTTGGCCTCGCCTAATAACCTGCACATCTGGG GCCCAGATTTACCGGAGGGATTCCTGGAGTAA
- a CDS encoding uncharacterized protein (COG:C,H;~EggNog:ENOG410PKRV;~InterPro:IPR036188,IPR002938;~PFAM:PF01494;~go_function: GO:0071949 - FAD binding [Evidence IEA]) produces the protein MTPSISDLPASPCSQPHHETTTDDTIDTEILIVGAGPAGAALACFLGSYGLKGIMISAAPGTANTPRAHITNMAALECLRDIGLEQEINQVACSGDQHMVHTRWCHSMAGEEYARIHSWGNDPKRKGDYETASPCSPVDLPQTLLEPILVRHAILKGFTTRFDTTLLSFIEDNGIITATVTDNLSRHEYRIRTRYLFGADGARSQIVKQLNLPLAVKPGQGLAINVLVRADLSHLVEHRKGNLHWIMQPDRKHPDFGWMAIVRMVKPWNEWMFILFPTKDFDPRANPSREKYLQRVREFIGDETPVEIVDISKWSINEIVAEEYSRGNVFCLGDAVHRHPPLNGLGSNTCIQDAFNVAWKIAYVHQGLASPTLLASYSTERQPVGHSIVTRANQAFRDHADIWDALGMLNEDVESRRAALEELSAVTRNGQKRRRALQEAISHTCHEFHGLGVEMNQHYSGSGIYDADESMPYALRGKAAKDPVLYHEPSTYPGCRLPHVWLHKTVPGKPVSTIDLAGHRTFTLFTGVGGESWKIAAESVSKELKVPLKACSIGFRQDWEDMYYGWERVRGVGESGAVLIRPDRFVAWRASAALENAEMCERKLGEVSRSILGY, from the exons ATGACACCGTCAATAAGCGATCTTCCTGCATCACCATGTAGTCAACCACATCATGAAACAACCACAGATGACACAATCGACACCGAAATCTTAATCGTCGGCGCGGGACCAGCAGGTGCTGCACTGGCATGTTTCCTCGGTTCATATG GCCTCAAAGGAATCATGATCAGTGCCGCTCCTGGCACAGCCAATACTCCCAGAGCCCATATCACTAACATGGCCGCCCTAGAATGTCTCCGAGATATCGGACTCGAGCAGGAAATCAACCAGGTCGCATGCAGTGGTGACCAGCATATGGTTCATACCAGATGGTGTCACAGCATGGCTGGTGAAGAATATGCTCGTATTCATTCTTGGGGCAATGATCCTAAGCGAAAGGGTGACTATGAAACAGCCAGTCCTTGCTCTCCGGTTGATCTTCCGCAGACTCTGCTGGAACCTATTTTGGTCCGGCATGCAATTTTGAAAGGCTTCACTACTCGCTTTGATACGAcgcttctttctttcattgAGGATAATGGGATTATTACCGCTACCGTCACCGATAATCTCTCCAGACATGAGTATCGAATTCGAACCAGGTACCTCTTTGGTGCCGATGGAGCCCGCAGCCAAATCGTCAAACAACTCAACCTTCCCTTGGCAGTAAAGCCAGGCCAGGGACTTGCAATAAACGTTCTCGTCAGAGCTGATCTGTCGCACCTCGTTGAGCATCGCAAGGGCAACCTGCACTGGATTATGCAGCCGGATCGCAAACACCCGGATTTTGGTTGGATGGCGATTGTGCGGATGGTCAAACCGTGGAATGAGTGGATGTTCATCCTGTTCCCAACGAAAGATTTTGACCCCCGAGCGAATCCGTCGAGGGAGAAGTATCTTCAGCGGGTGCGCGAGTTTATCGGGGATGAAACGCCAGTGGAGATTGTTGATATATCAAAGTGGAGTATCAATGAGATCGTCGCGGAAGAGTACTCGCGTGGGAATGT ATTCTGCCTTGGTGATGCTGTCCATCGCCACCCACCATTAAACGGCCTAGGCTCAAATACCTGCATCCAAGATGCATTCAACGTCGCCTGGAAGATCGCTTACGTTCACCAAGGCCTCGCGTCTCCAACCCTCTTGGCAAGCTATTCAACGGAACGGCAACCCGTCGGTCACTCCATCGTCACGCGCGCAAACCAGGCATTTCGTGATCACGCAGACATCTGGGATGCATTGGGAATGCTGaacgaagatgtcgagaGCCGGAGAGCAGCGCTCGAAGAGCTATCTGCGGTGACTCGAAACGGACAGAAACGACGTCGTGCTCTGCAAGAAGCTATTTCGCATACGTGCCATGAGTTCCATGGATTGGGTGTTGAGATGAACCAGCATTATTCAGGGTCGGGAATTTACGATGCGGACGAATCAATGCCCTATGCTCTGCGTGGTAAAGCCGCCAAAGATCCCGTTTTGTACCACGAGCCCAGTACATATCCGGGTTGCCGGCTGCCACATGTTTGGCTCCATAAGACTGTTCCAGGGAAACCGGTTTCTACGATTGACTTAGCGGGGCATAGGACATTTACTCTTTTCACTGGCGTGGGAGGCGAGTCCTGGAAGATAGCTGCGGAGTCTGTTTCAAAGGAATTGAAGGTTCCGCTAAAAGCGTGCTCGATTGGGTTCCGGCAAGACTGGGAGGATATGTATTATGGTTGGGAACGGGTAAGGGGAGTGGGTGAGTCTGGGGCTGTGTTGATAAGGCCGGATCGCTTTGTAGCTTGGAGGGCGTCTGCGGCGTTGGAGAATGCAGAGATGTGTGAAAGAAAATTGGGTGAGGTTTCGAGATCGATTTTAGGTTATTGA
- a CDS encoding uncharacterized protein (COG:Q;~EggNog:ENOG410PU9J;~InterPro:IPR026992,IPR027443,IPR005123;~PFAM:PF03171,PF14226;~go_function: GO:0016491 - oxidoreductase activity [Evidence IEA];~go_process: GO:0055114 - oxidation-reduction process [Evidence IEA]), producing MAPAAPFNPPSADLPGKPFVPQWVPPAVTKEKHNFAELKSIDLSLLDSEDPAVVDELIQKVKFAIRNDGFLFLENYGVSLEQLHRQFSLAQYLYNNISDDDKERLLFHPDTGRWSGYKHPYGFKRHRGPLDGIEQFNWYKQDWEDINRVPKCLHPFMDEIEAFSNYLTKSVNRRLLTLFSRVLELPDDYLWDNIQSHGSPTGEGYFRHALFRPVQKETEQASKGLRMHGHTDFGLTTLLFSVPISCLQIWGRDEQWHYVPYKPGALVVNIGDTLEIVSGGHFKATRHRVFKPPVDQLHEERLSIVLFNSSVGDLRMGPAQESPLIQREGCVEEQGIYKEFKNLTSHGKLVPTNQQWREIQIATVTDPTDTERNRVGADQVLINGKIMHQREYMGIKVVLPV from the exons ATGGCACCCGCAGCCCCATTCAACCCACCTTCAGCCGACTTACCTGGCAAGCCCTTCGTGCCACAATGGGTCCCTCCGGCAGTCACCAAGGAGAAGCACAACTTTGCCGAGCTCAAGTCTATTGATCTCTCCTTGCTAGATTCGGAGGACCCAGCTGTCGTTGATGAGCTTATCCAGAAGGTCAAGTTTGCGATTCGCAATGACGGATTCTTGTTTCTCGAGAACTATGGAGTTTCTCTCGAGCAG CTTCACCGTCAATTTTCTCTTGCTCAGTATCTATACAACAACATCAGCGACGATGACAAGGAACGCCTTCTTTTCCATCCTGATACCGGTCGCTGGTCCGGCTACAAGCATCCTTATGGATTCAAG CGACACCGTGGGCCCCTCGATGGCATTGAACAATTCAACTGGTACAAACAAGACTGGGAAGACATCAACCGAGTGCCCAAGTGTCTGCACCCGTTCATGGACGAGATCGAGGCGTTCTCTAACTACCTCACGAAATCCGTCAACCGACGACTCCTGACGCTCTTTTCGCGTGTCCTGGAACTGCCCGACGACTATCTCTGGGACAACATCCAATCCCACGGGAGCCCGACCGGTGAAGGTTACTTCCGCCACGCACTCTTCCGACCCGTCCAGAAAGAAACTGAACAGGCATCGAAAGGCCTGCGCATGCACGGCCACACTGACTTCGGTCTGACCACCTTGTTGTTCTCTGTTCCCATCTCTTGTCTGCAGATCTGGGGCCGCGACGAACAGTGGCATTATGTGCCTTATAAGCCCGGGGCGCTGGTTGTCAACATCGGCGATACCTTGGAGATTGTCTCTGGTGGGCATTTCAAGGCCACTCGTCACCGTGTTTTCAAGCCACCGGTGGATCAATTGCACGAGGAACGTCTCTCAATCGTGTTATTCAACAGCTCTGTCGGAGATTTGCGTATGGGGCCTGCCCAAG AATCACCACTTATCCAGCGGGAGGGCTGCGTCGAGGAGCAAGGTATCTACAAGGAATTCAAGAACCTCACGTCTCATGGAAAGCTCGTACCCACTAATCAGCAATGGCGCGAGATCCAAATCGCGACAGTGACGGATCCAACAGATACGGAACGCAACCGCGTCGGTGCGGATCAGGTGCTCATAAACGGCAAGATCATGCATCAGCGAGAGTACATGGGTATCAAAGTTGTCTTGCCTGTTTGA
- a CDS encoding uncharacterized protein (COG:Q;~EggNog:ENOG410PKQ1;~InterPro:IPR001128,IPR002401,IPR036396;~go_function: GO:0005506 - iron ion binding [Evidence IEA];~go_function: GO:0016705 - oxidoreductase activity, acting on paired donors, with incorporation or reduction of molecular oxygen [Evidence IEA];~go_function: GO:0020037 - heme binding [Evidence IEA];~go_process: GO:0055114 - oxidation-reduction process [Evidence IEA]) — translation MNHIDTHFRSTDIPILGNLHQLPQKGSYPKFTEWAYKYGGLYSLKLGTETAIVTTDRRIVKELVDKKSSKYSNRPESYVAHTITGGNHLLAMQYGPLWRSFQKLIHHYFMESMVEKSYIMVQNAEAVQMVRDFRL, via the exons ATGAATCACATTGACACCCACTTTAGGTCCACTGACATACCAATTCTGGGAAATCTCCATCAGCTCCCACAAAAAGGCTCCTACCCCAA ATTCACCGAATGGGCCTATAAATACGGCGGCCTTTACTCCCTTAAACTAGGAACCGAAACCGCCATTGTGACTACGGATCGACGTATCGTCAAAGAGCTCGTTGACAAGAAAAGTTCCAAGTACAGCAATCGACCGGAATCGTACGTTGCTCACACAAtcactggtggcaaccatCTGCTTGCTATGCAGTATGGGCCGCTGTGGCGGTCATTCCAGAAACTAATCCATCACTATTTCATGGAAAGCATGGTCGAAAAGAGTTATATCATGGTACAGAATGCAGAAGCTGTGCAGATGGTGAGGGATTTTCGTTTGTGA
- a CDS encoding fungal specific transcription factor domain-containing protein (COG:S;~EggNog:ENOG410PMJ8;~InterPro:IPR007219;~PFAM:PF04082;~go_function: GO:0003677 - DNA binding [Evidence IEA];~go_function: GO:0008270 - zinc ion binding [Evidence IEA];~go_process: GO:0006351 - transcription, DNA-templated [Evidence IEA]): protein MVAINLFHRPGFHEKLSRITSSTEATALLAAMISFAVRFQSSEDGEIQSEKDTHRRAASFLDLASKYNDDTLRDCGDNTPSLCLLQSFILVSHSQLTQGVLGRAWRTLGTCVRLAYETNLHLVDARGAEYALNSKRWYEDEEKRRAWWAIWEMDVFATTIRRTPTAVDWSQLETLLPVDDEHWFERKPTQSCFLQQDPILRWKALANSGSQSPKAWFIVINSLMKEAQRISSPRGIPNGNGPSSDRMDEARQRLEVIANAVHCFQLALPSHLKYQQQHLGFEARVHGKALPLRQTHCSIYNIYMMTQLARLMIYRYDVFKGRFRVALPTRDSDVNRETSDIHAKGKTERLAVNEYFEAADDMLTIIHRSSDDHIRYINPFLSNTIWLASAVHLMRSQLCRSGAVKSAVKSRYEVLHLTYKRCVRFWGMNTAVQQNLETLEEQLEIWQQSKKRCSNQEQNITSSPACREERSAQSASLDYRPVLSVPNTNEINTPINPTQSLSNSFYATDWQTDIPGDIRNTSALDISSVPSADAQFITDQMIPSATLIDPMFLFGSTQSQGPWIENSRAMDEELDIDWRYLQLPNELPDAPF from the coding sequence atggttgctatcaacctATTTCATCGACCTGGCTTCCATGAAAAGCTAAGTCGTATAACGTCTTCAACAGAGGCTACTGCCTTGCTGGCCGCCATGATATCCTTTGCTGTGCGGTTTCAGTCATCAGAAGACGGAGAAATCCAGAGCGAGAAAGACACACATAGACGAGCAGCAAGTTTCCTAGACCTGGCCTCGAAGTATAATGACGACACACTGAGAGACTGTGGCGATAATACACCGTCATTATGTCTGCTCCAGTCATTTATCCTTGTCTCTCATAGTCAATTGACGCAGGGTGTTCTGGGAAGAGCATGGCGGACGCTAGGGACGTGTGTCCGGTTAGCATATGAAACGAACCTGCATCTTGTCGATGCTCGCGGCGCCGAATATGCCTTGAATAGCAAGCGATGGtatgaagacgaagagaagcGCCGTGCTTGGTGGGCTATCTGGGAAATGGATGTTTTCGCCACGACTATCCGGCGAACACCTACAGCTGTAGACTGGTCTCAGCTGGAGACTTTGCTGCCAGTGGATGATGAGCATTGGTTCGAGCGCAAGCCTACACAAAGCTGCTTTCTGCAACAAGACCCGATTCTTCGATGGAAAGCTCTCGCAAATAGCGGAAGTCAATCGCCCAAGGCGTGGTTTATTGTTATAAACTCACTGATGAAAGAGGCTCAACGAATATCCAGTCCTAGGGGTATTCCAAATGGAAATGGACCATCTTCGGACCGGATGGACGAAGCTCGTCAGCGACTCGAGGTCATTGCCAATGCCGTACACTGCTTTCAGTTAGCCCTTCCGAGCCATCTCAAGTACCAGCAGCAACATCTGGGCTTTGAAGCTCGTGTTCACGGCAAGGCTTTGCCCTTGCGACAGACACATTGCTCCATTTACAATATCTACATGATGACTCAACTGGCAAGGCTCATGATCTACCGCTATGATGTCTTCAAAGGCCGGTTTCGTGTAGCGCTTCCTACTCGTGACTCTGATGTTAACCGTGAAACTTCCGACATACATGCAAAAGGGAAGACAGAGCGCCTAGCCGTTAATGAATACTTTGAAGCTGCCGATGACATGCTCACTATCATCCATCGCAGCAGCGACGACCATATCCGGTACATAAACCCCTTCCTGTCAAACACCATCTGGCTGGCATCGGCTGTACACTTGATGCGTAGTCAACTTTGCAGATCGGGGGCGGTTAAGTCCGCTGTAAAGTCCAGGTATGAGGTTTTGCACCTGACTTACAAGAGGTGTGTGAGATTCTGGGGCATGAATACGGCAGTGCAGCAAAATTTGGAGACGCTCGAGGAGCAATTAGAGATATGGCAGCAGTCCAAGAAGCGATGCAGCAACCAAGAACAGAATATCACGTCTTCACCGGCTTGTCGTGAGGAACGCTCGGCTCAAAGCGCGAGCCTTGACTATCGTCCTGTCCTATCTGTACCAAACACAAACGAGATAAACACGCCAATCAATCCAACACAATCACTAAGCAACAGCTTCTATGCAACCGACTGGCAAACTGATATACCGGGAGACATACGAAATACATCAGCGCTTGATATATCATCTGTACCATCGGCAGACGCCCAGTTCATCACAGATCAAATGATCCCGTCTGCTACGCTGATCGACCCTATGTTCCTGTTTGGGAGTACGCAATCACAAGGACCGTGGATTGAGAATAGTAGAGCGATGGATGAGGAGCTTGATATTGATTGGAGGTATTTGCAGTTGCCTAATGAATTGCCGGATGCTCCATTCTAG
- a CDS encoding HpcH/HpaI aldolase family protein (COG:G;~EggNog:ENOG410PJK5;~InterPro:IPR005000,IPR015813,IPR040442;~PFAM:PF03328;~go_function: GO:0003824 - catalytic activity [Evidence IEA]) — protein sequence MTITKYPTPLTTQIENPRLRLLNKLKTGEFPLLTFMAIPSVRMAQIVALTGLDGIIIDCEHGHIGDDAMHNSVAAISSLGVSPIIRIRGPAHDIIKRALDTGAHGIMVPQINNAEEARQIVASSKFPPQGVRGQGSAFPAIGHGLTTPEYMRSANETIVSMIQIETRAGVENVEDICAVPGVDLVFIGPNDLAQSLLGYTPARGDEPEFVDAVDKIITAARKHGKWAGRMVNNGSMAKEARKRYDMVAITGDTKAIQNWYMAEFDIARS from the coding sequence ATGACAATCACCAAATATCCAACCCCCCTCACAACCCAGATCGAGAACCCTCGACTGAGGCTCCTCAACAAGCTCAAAACAGGCGAATTCCCACTGTTAACATTCATGGCCATCCCCTCCGTGCGCATGGCCCAAATCGTCGCATTGACCGGCCTCGACGGCATCATAATCGACTGCGAGCACGGCCATATCGGAGATGATGCGATGCACAATTCCGTCGCCGCCATCTCATCCCTCGGAGTATCGCCCATAATTCGCATCCGCGGCCCCGCCCACGACATCATCAAGCGTGCGCTTGATACCGGCGCGCACGGCATCATGGTGCCCCAGATCAACAATGCCGAGGAAGCGCGGCAAATTGTCGCTTCGTCCAAGTTCCCGCCGCAGGGCGTGCGCGGGCAAGGTTCTGCTTTTCCCGCTATTGGTCATGGTCTTACAACACCTGAGTATATGCGGTCTGCAAACGAGACGATCGTTTCCATGATCCAGATCGAGACTCGCGCGGGTGTTGAGAATGTCGAGGATATTTGTGCTGTGCCAGGCGTGGATCTCGTCTTTATCGGTCCTAATGACCTGGCGCAGTCGTTGTTGGGATACACGCCTGCGCGCGGAGACGAGCCTGAGTTTGTCGATGCTGTGGATAAAATTATCACCGCGGCGCGGAAGCATGGCAAATGGGCTGGTCGTATGGTCAATAACGGCAGTATGGCGAAGGAGGCTAGGAAGAGGTACGATATGGTCGCTATTACGGGCGACACAAAGGCAATCCAGAACTGGTATATGGCCGAATTTGATATTGCGCGGTCATGA
- a CDS encoding fumarylacetoacetate hydrolase family protein (COG:Q;~EggNog:ENOG410PU9T;~InterPro:IPR011234,IPR036663;~PFAM:PF01557;~go_function: GO:0003824 - catalytic activity [Evidence IEA]) — translation MAPNWTRLIRFIAEEDGQVHLGEVDTNQDVGLALFNKEKVTAKLVTGSIFDGTVTAKRLQVAQLLSPIEMENVPIIRCMGLNYRDHAREANMPIPDVPVLFIKPRTALNGPYPAKINVPKIAQDGSSDYEAELSFIIGKSGRDIPESEAMNHVLGFTASNDVSARTQQFKNSQWSFSKGFDGSCPLGPVLVAPSVIDPYKLDIKAIHNGSVVQDSNTREMIFDIPKTISFLSQGTTLERGTVIMTGTGPGIGAMRDPKVVLKDGDDMRVAIENIGTLVNKVYYE, via the exons ATGGCACCCAATTGGACGCGACTGATCCGGTTCATCGCCGAAGAAGATGGCCAGGTCCACCTGGGCGAGGTGGACACCAACCAAGATGTCGGTCTCGCATTGTTCAACAAGGAGAAAGTTACGGCGAAACTGGTGACCGGGTCTATCTTCGATGGCACAGTGACGGCTAAGCGGTTGCAGGTTGCCCAG CTTCTCTCCCCTATCGAGATGGAAAATGTCCCCATCATCCGTTGCATGGGTCTCAACTACCGCGACCACGCCCGGGAGGCCAACATGCCCATCCCAGATGTGCCCGTGCTCTTTATCAAGCCCCGGACCGCACTGAACGGTCCCTACCCGGCTAAGATCAATGTACCCAAGATCGCCCAGGATGGGTCCAGTGATTATGAGGCCGAGTTGTCGTTTATTATCGGGAAGTCCGGTCGTGACATTCCTGAGTCCGAAGCCATGAATCATGTTCTGGGCTTTACTGCGAGTAATGATGTTAGCGCTCGTACGCAGCAGTTTAAGAACAGCCAGTGGAGTTTTTCGAAGG GCTTTGATGGTTCCTGCCCACTGGGCCCAGTGCTGGTGGCCCCGTCGGTTATTGATCCGTATAAGCTTGATATCAAGGCGATTCACAACGGATCAGTTGTACAGGACTCGAACACCCG TGAAATGATTTTCGATATCCCCAAGACCATATCGTTTTTGTCACAAGGAACGACCTTGGAAAGAGGAACGGTAATCATGACCGGTACAGGCCCTGGAATTGGCGCTATGCGCGATCCCAAGGTTGTCTTGAaagatggtgatgatatgCGCGTCGCGATTGAAAACATTGGGACTCTGGTGAACAAGGTCTACTATGAATAG